The window TAGGCCGTGGGGGCGCTCATGCGGGTGTTCCGTTCTGCGGTCGGAGGGTGCGGACGATGGCCGAGAAGTCCAGGCCGGCGCCCTCCCCCTCGGCGAATGCGGCGTACATGGCGGCTGCCTTGAGGCCCAGGGGGGCGTCCACGCCGCCGGCCCGCAGGGCGTTCGCTGCCAGGGTGAGGTCCTTGGCCATCAGGGGCGCGGCGAAGCCGGGCCGGTACTCGCGGTTGGCGGGGCTGGCCGGAACGGGTCCGGGCACGGGGCAGTTGACGGTGAGCGCCCAGCACTGGCCGGAGGCGGTGGAGGCCACGTCGTAGAGGGCCTGGTGGTCCAGGCCGAGGCTCTCGGCTAGGACGAAGGCCTCGCTGACCCCGATCATCGAGACGGCGAGGATCATGTTGTTGCAGATCTTCGCGGCCTGCCCGGCGCCCGCCGCGCCGCAGTGCACGGCCTTCTTGCCCATGGCGGAGAGCAGGGGCTGCGCCGCCGCGAACTCGGCGGCGCCGCCGCCCGCCATGAAGGTGAGGCTCGCGGCCTGTGCGCCCACCACCCCGCCCGAGACGGGCGCGTCGAGGGACCGGTGGCCGGCCGCCACGGCGGCCTCGTGCGCCGCGCGCGCGTCGGCCACGTCGATGGTGGAGCAGTCGACGAACAGGGTTCCGGGCCGCGCTGCCGCCAGCAGCCCGTCCTCCCGGTACAGGGCGAGGACGTGCCTGCCCGCCGGGAGCATGGTGATCACCACATCGGCGTCGGCGGCCGCCGACGCGGCCGACCCGGCCGGCTCCACCCCCGTCGCCGCGGCGGCGCCCAGGAGCTCCGGCACCAGGTCGAAGCCGAGGACGCGGTAGCCGGCCTTCACCAGGTTGGCCGCCATCGGGCCACCCATGTGGCCCAGTCCGACGAACGCCACGGTACTGCTCACCAGGGCACCTCCTGAGTCGAATCGGTGGCGGCGAGGCGCAGTTCGCGCGCGCCGAGCGGGGCGAAGAACCGTTCCACGTCCGCCGTGCCGACCTCGGCGAGGGTGGGCGGGGTCCAGTGCGGGGTGCGGTCCTTGTCGATCACCTGGGCGCGGATGCCCTCCACCAGGTCGGGGGAGGCCAGAGCCGCGCAGGAGACCCGGTACTCCTGCTCCAGGACCCTTTCCAGCGGGCCCAGATCGCGTGCCCGGCGCAGCGCGGCCAGGGTGACCTTCAGTGCCGTGGGCGATTTCGCCGCCAGGGCGGCCGCGGCCTCCTTTGCGCCGGGGACGCCGGTGGCGAGCAGCCGCCGGACGATCTCCTCGACCGTGTCCGCCGCGTAGCACGCGTCGATCCACGCGCGGGCGGCGGCGAGGTCACCGGGCGGCGGCGTTTGCACCCGCGCGCCGAGGCCCTCGTGTACGGAGGTCCGCGCGAGGTCGGCGGCCAGTGCGGGGAGCTCCGCCGCGGGGACGAAGTGGTCCGCGAGCCCGCACAGCAGGGCGTCGGCCGCCCCGACCGGCGTACCGGTCAGGGCCAGGTGGGTGCCCAGTTCGCCCGGGGCCAGCCCGAGCAGGTAGGTTCCGCCGACGTCGGGGACGAAGCCGATGCCCGTCTCGGGCATGGCGACGCGGGAGCGTTCGGTGACGATCCGGACGCTGCCGTGGGCCGAGACCCCGACGCCGCCGCCCATGACGATGCCGTCCATCAGGGCCACGTACGGCTTGGGGTAGCGGGCGATGCGGGCGTTGAGCCGGTACTCGTCGCGCCAGAAGTCCGCGGAGGCGCTGCCGCCCGTGCGGGCATCCTCGTGGATCGAGCGGATGTCGCCCCCGGCGCACAGGCCGCGTTCACCGGCGCCCTCGATGACGACGGTCTCGACGGCCGGGTCGTGCTGCCAGGCGGTGAGCGCCTCGTCGATGCGGAGCACCATGGCGTGGCTGAGGGCGTTGAGCGCCTTGGGGCGGTTGAGGGTGAGGTACGCGGCGTGGCCCTCGGTGCGCAGCAGGACGTGGTCGCGGTCTTCGTGGGGTGCGTGGGGTGCGTGGGTCATCGCAGGGTCTCCGTGAGTCCGCGGGCGACGATGACCCGCATGATCTCGTTGGTGCCTTCCAGGATCTGATGGACGCGCAGGTCGCGGACGATCTTCTCGATGCCGTATTCGCCGAGGTAGCCGTATCCGCCGTGGAGCTGCAGAGCCCGGTCGGCGACGGTGTAGCCGGTGTCGGTGGCGAAACGCTTGGCCATCGCGCACAGCCGGGGGGCCAGCGGATCGTCCGAGTCGAGGGCCTCGGCGGCCTGCCGGACCAGCGCGCGGGCGGCGGCCAGTTCGGTGGCCATGTCCGCGAGCCTGAACTGCAGCGCCTGGGCGTCCAGGAGCCGCCCTCCGAAGGCCTCGCGGTCGGCGAGGTGGACCAGGCTGCGGTCCAGGGCGCTCTGGGCGCCGCCGAGCGAGCAGGCGGCGATGCCGAGCCGGCCGCCGTTGAGGCCGTTCATGGCGATGCGGAAGCCGTCGCCCTCGGCGCCGAGCCGGCGGTCGGCGGGGATGCGCACGCCGTCGAGGACGACCTGGCGGGTGGGCTGCGCGTTCCAGCCCATCTTGTGCTCGTTGGGGCCGAAGGAGACCCCGGGGTCCTCGCGTGCGACGACGAACGCCGAGATCCCGCCGGGCCCGCTCTCGCCGGTGCGGGCCATGACGATGTAGACCCCGGCGGCCCCGGCGCCGGAGATGAACTGCTTGACGCCGGTCAGCACGTAGTGGTCGCCGTTCCGCTCGGCGCGGGTGCGCAAGGCTCCCGCGTCGGAGCCGGCCCCGGGTTCGGTGAGGCAGTAGCTGCCCAGGGAGTCGGCCGAGCACAGGCCCGGCAGCCAGCGGCGGCGCTGCGCGGCGTCCCCGTAGCGGTCGATCATCCAGGCGACCATGTTGTGGATGGAGAGGTAGCCGGCGATGGACGGGCAGCCGGTGGCCAAGGTCTCGAAGACGAGGACGCCGTCGGCGCGGCCGAGCCCCGAACCGCCGTGCTCCTCCCGCACGTAGACGCCGCCGAGACCGAGGACCGCGGCCCGGCGGATGACCTCGACGGGGAAGTGCTTGTCCCGGTCCCAGGCGACGGCGTACGGGGCCAGGTGCTCCTGGGCGAAGTCGAGGGTGACCTCGGCGAGGGCGAGCTGGTCCTCGGTGAGGGTGGTCACGGCGCTCATCCCATCGTCGGGATCGTGAAGCTCGCGCCCTCCTTGGCCCCGGAGGGCCAGCGCGAGGTGACGGTCTTGGTCCGGGTGTAGAAGCGGATGGAGTCCGGTCCGTGCTGGTTCAGATCCCCGAAACCGGACCGCTTCCAGCCGCCGAAGGTGTGGTACGCCACCGGGACGGGGATCGGCACGTTGACGCCGACCATGCCGGCGCCCACCCGGCGGGTGAAGTCGCGGGCGGTGTCGCCGTCGCGGGTGAAGATCGCGACGCCGTTGCCGTACGGGTGCTCGGTGGGCAGGCGCAGTGCCTCCTCGTAGTCGGCGGCCCGTACGACGGACAGCACCGGCCCGAAGATCTCCTCCCGGTAGATCCGCATCGAGGGGGTGACCCGGTCGAAGAGGGTGGCGCCGGCGAAGTAGCCGTTCTCGTGCCCGGCCAGGGTGAACCCGCGTCCGTCGACGACGAGTTCGGCTCCCTCGGTGGCGCCGATGCCCACGTAGCGGTTGACCCGGTCGAGCGCGTCACGGCTCACCAGCGGCCCGAAGTCTGCCTCGGGGTCGTCGGAGCGGCCGACGCGCAGGGTGGCGATGCGCTCCTTCAGCTTGGCCACCAGCGCGTCCGCGGTCTCCTCGCCGACGGGGACGGCCACGGCGATGGCCATGCAGCGCTCGCCGGCCGACCCGTATCCGGCGCCGATGAGCGCCTCCACGGCCTGGTCGAGATCGGCGTCCGGCATCACGATCATGTGGTTCTTGGCGCCGCCGAAGCACTGGGCGCGCTTGCCGTGGGCGGCGGCGGTGGCGTAGATGTGCGCGGCGATCGGGGTGGAGCCGACGAAGCCGAGGGCCTGCACGCGGGGGTCTTCGAGGAGGGTGTCGACGGCCTCCTTGCCGCCGTTGACCACGTTGAGCACGCCGGGCGGCAGGCCGGCTTCCAGGAAGAGCTCGGCGAGCCGCAGCGGTACGGACGGGTCCCGTTCCGAGGGCTTCAGGATGAAGGAGTTGCCGCAGGCCAGAGCCGGTGCGGCCTGCCACAGCGGGATCATCGCCGGGAAGTTGAAGGGGGTGATCCCGGCGACCACGCCGAGCGGCGCGCGCAGGGAGTGCACGTCGATGCCCGTGCCCGCGTTGTCGGTGAACTCCCCCTTCAGCAGGTGCGGGACGCCGGCGGCGAACTCGACCACCTCCAGGCCGCGTTGCAGGTCACCGTGCGCGTCGGCGACGGTCTTGCCGTGCTCGGCCGACAGCATGCGGGCGAGGGAGTCCCGCTCGCCCTCGACCAGTTGGAGGAAGCGCAGCAGCACGCGCGAGCGGCGCTGCGGGTTCCACTGGCCCCAATCCGCCTGCGCCTCCTCGGCGTTCGCGATGGCCGCCTCGGTGTCGGCGCGCCCGGCGAGCGGGACGCGGGCCTGGACGGTGCCGGTGTTGGGGTCGTACACGTCGGCGAAGAGTCCGGATGTTCCGGTGGTGTGCTTGCCGCCGATGAAATGGGTGAGTTCACGGACCATGGGTGCCTGCTCTCGTCAGGTTGGATCCGGGGATGGCACGGCGGACCGGCGAACGCGCCCGGTGGGGTGCGCCGCTGGGGAAGGCCGTGAGAACTACGAGCGTGCGCAGGTGTGCGCGCGCTCCGCCGGATCACCAGGGTCCTGGGTACAAACCGGTGCCATGCGTGTCTGCTCCATCCTCGTGGACAACACGGAACGTTCCGCGGCCGGTATCCTGACTCCCGGATCACCGCGTGCCGCCCGCCTTCCCGACAGACCTCGTCAGTGGCGTGTGGATGGCAGCACACTCCCCGGTCACAGTGGCGGGACCGTGCCGGTTTCTCACCGGCTTCCCTGCACCGCGGACCTTGTGCGGCGAACATATAGTTGGACGTCCTAGTAAGTCCAGACCCCCCTGCCGCGCGCCGGCGTCCGTCAGCCGTGGGCCGGGGCGGAGTTCCTGGTCACCGGGTACGGGATGAAAGTGCTGCTGTTCTCGTCGACGGCCAGGACCCGGCCGAGCGGCGGGACGGCCCGCTGCGGGCAGTCGAGGCGTTCGCAGAGCCTGCAGCCCATGCCGATGGGCGTGGCCGCCGCCGTGTTGTCGAGGTCGAGCCCGTCGGCGTACACGAGCCGGGAGGCGTGCCGGATCTCGCATCCGAGCCCGATCGCGAAGGTCTTGCCGGGCTCGCCCCAGCCGCCGCGGTGGCGGGTGACGGCGCGGGCGGTCCACAGGAACCGCTGCCCGTCGGGCATGGCGGCGACCTGGACGTGGATGCGACCGGGCGCGGCGAAGGCCTCGTACACGTTCCACAGCGGGCAGGTGCCGCCCGCGCGGGAGAAGTGGAATCCGGTGGCGGACTGCCGCTTGGACATGTTCCCGGCCCGGTCCACCCGGACGAAGGAGAAGGGAACCCCGCGCAGCCTGGGCCGTTGCAGGGTGCTGAGGCGGTGGCAGACCGTCTCGTAGCCGATCCCGAAGTGGTCGGTGAGCCGCTCGATGTCGTAGCGGAACTCCTCCGCGGCGGTGTGGAAGGCCGTGTACGGGAGGATGAGCGCGGCCGCGAAGTAGTTGGCGATGCCGATCCGCGCGAGGGCGTGCACGGGGGAGCCGGGCGGGAAGTCCTCGGTGGCCAGCCGGTCCAGTTCGGCCCCGTACTCGATCAGCGCCAGCTGCGTGGCCATCCGGAACGCCTGCTGGCCCGGCCGCAGCCGGTTCGACAGGTGCAGGACCCGGGCGGTCGCGTCGTAGTGGTGCAGCCGGTCGGAATCCGGGGCGGTCCTGACGCCGTGCCGATCGGACAGCCGGCGGGTCAGGGCGCGGATGACGTCACCGGGGCGGATGCCGATCTCGCGGGCGAGGGCTTCGGCCGCCAGATCGGTCTCGTGCAGGTAGTTCTGCCGCCGGTAGAAGAACTCGCGGATCTCCTCGTGGGGCGAGCGGGGTGCGTCCGTCACCGCGTCCCGGCCGTCGGCGGCGTCGGCGAGGCGCTCGGCCAGGAGCTGGCCGCGCCGGCCCAGGTCCAGCAGGACCGAGGCGACGGCAGGCATCCGGGTGGCCAGTTCGGCCAGGTCGGAGGGGGAGACGCGGGCCTCGGCGACCTCCTTGGCGAGCGCCTCGCGCAGGTCCGCGACCAGGCGGCTGGTGTCGCGC of the Streptomyces sp. NBC_01294 genome contains:
- the mmsB gene encoding 3-hydroxyisobutyrate dehydrogenase, with translation MSSTVAFVGLGHMGGPMAANLVKAGYRVLGFDLVPELLGAAAATGVEPAGSAASAAADADVVITMLPAGRHVLALYREDGLLAAARPGTLFVDCSTIDVADARAAHEAAVAAGHRSLDAPVSGGVVGAQAASLTFMAGGGAAEFAAAQPLLSAMGKKAVHCGAAGAGQAAKICNNMILAVSMIGVSEAFVLAESLGLDHQALYDVASTASGQCWALTVNCPVPGPVPASPANREYRPGFAAPLMAKDLTLAANALRAGGVDAPLGLKAAAMYAAFAEGEGAGLDFSAIVRTLRPQNGTPA
- a CDS encoding enoyl-CoA hydratase/isomerase family protein → MTHAPHAPHEDRDHVLLRTEGHAAYLTLNRPKALNALSHAMVLRIDEALTAWQHDPAVETVVIEGAGERGLCAGGDIRSIHEDARTGGSASADFWRDEYRLNARIARYPKPYVALMDGIVMGGGVGVSAHGSVRIVTERSRVAMPETGIGFVPDVGGTYLLGLAPGELGTHLALTGTPVGAADALLCGLADHFVPAAELPALAADLARTSVHEGLGARVQTPPPGDLAAARAWIDACYAADTVEEIVRRLLATGVPGAKEAAAALAAKSPTALKVTLAALRRARDLGPLERVLEQEYRVSCAALASPDLVEGIRAQVIDKDRTPHWTPPTLAEVGTADVERFFAPLGARELRLAATDSTQEVPW
- a CDS encoding acyl-CoA dehydrogenase family protein translates to MSAVTTLTEDQLALAEVTLDFAQEHLAPYAVAWDRDKHFPVEVIRRAAVLGLGGVYVREEHGGSGLGRADGVLVFETLATGCPSIAGYLSIHNMVAWMIDRYGDAAQRRRWLPGLCSADSLGSYCLTEPGAGSDAGALRTRAERNGDHYVLTGVKQFISGAGAAGVYIVMARTGESGPGGISAFVVAREDPGVSFGPNEHKMGWNAQPTRQVVLDGVRIPADRRLGAEGDGFRIAMNGLNGGRLGIAACSLGGAQSALDRSLVHLADREAFGGRLLDAQALQFRLADMATELAAARALVRQAAEALDSDDPLAPRLCAMAKRFATDTGYTVADRALQLHGGYGYLGEYGIEKIVRDLRVHQILEGTNEIMRVIVARGLTETLR
- a CDS encoding CoA-acylating methylmalonate-semialdehyde dehydrogenase; the protein is MVRELTHFIGGKHTTGTSGLFADVYDPNTGTVQARVPLAGRADTEAAIANAEEAQADWGQWNPQRRSRVLLRFLQLVEGERDSLARMLSAEHGKTVADAHGDLQRGLEVVEFAAGVPHLLKGEFTDNAGTGIDVHSLRAPLGVVAGITPFNFPAMIPLWQAAPALACGNSFILKPSERDPSVPLRLAELFLEAGLPPGVLNVVNGGKEAVDTLLEDPRVQALGFVGSTPIAAHIYATAAAHGKRAQCFGGAKNHMIVMPDADLDQAVEALIGAGYGSAGERCMAIAVAVPVGEETADALVAKLKERIATLRVGRSDDPEADFGPLVSRDALDRVNRYVGIGATEGAELVVDGRGFTLAGHENGYFAGATLFDRVTPSMRIYREEIFGPVLSVVRAADYEEALRLPTEHPYGNGVAIFTRDGDTARDFTRRVGAGMVGVNVPIPVPVAYHTFGGWKRSGFGDLNQHGPDSIRFYTRTKTVTSRWPSGAKEGASFTIPTMG
- a CDS encoding short-chain fatty acyl-CoA regulator family protein; the protein is MSKTYAGARLRRLREERRMTQADLARVLAISPSYLNQMEHDSRPLTVPVLLRLTEAFGVDPGFFSERDTSRLVADLREALAKEVAEARVSPSDLAELATRMPAVASVLLDLGRRGQLLAERLADAADGRDAVTDAPRSPHEEIREFFYRRQNYLHETDLAAEALAREIGIRPGDVIRALTRRLSDRHGVRTAPDSDRLHHYDATARVLHLSNRLRPGQQAFRMATQLALIEYGAELDRLATEDFPPGSPVHALARIGIANYFAAALILPYTAFHTAAEEFRYDIERLTDHFGIGYETVCHRLSTLQRPRLRGVPFSFVRVDRAGNMSKRQSATGFHFSRAGGTCPLWNVYEAFAAPGRIHVQVAAMPDGQRFLWTARAVTRHRGGWGEPGKTFAIGLGCEIRHASRLVYADGLDLDNTAAATPIGMGCRLCERLDCPQRAVPPLGRVLAVDENSSTFIPYPVTRNSAPAHG